One window of Perca flavescens isolate YP-PL-M2 chromosome 6, PFLA_1.0, whole genome shotgun sequence genomic DNA carries:
- the ubr5 gene encoding E3 ubiquitin-protein ligase UBR5 isoform X4 yields the protein MTSIHFVVHPLPGTEDQLNDRLREVSEKLNKYSYNSHPHLSLLEQATLKQCVVGPNHAGFLLEDGRVCRISFAVQPDRLELSKPDGSDGSKLSSGSGTGRSSRPGRTSDPPWFLSGSDTLGRLAGNTLGSRWSSGVNGGSGGGGSGGGAGGGGAGGGSSGGGGGGSGGGGTSGRSSTAARDSRRQTRVIRTGRDRGSGLLGSQPQPVIPASVIPEELITQAQVVLQGKSRSVIIRELQRTNLDVNLAVNNLLSRDDEDGDDGDDTASESYLPGEDLMSLLDADIHSAHPSVIIDADAMFSEDISYFGYPSFRRSSLSRLGSSRVLLLPLERDSELLRERESVLRLRERRWLDGASFDTERGSTSREGEPSLDKKSIPVQSPVSLGEELQWWPDKDGVKFVSIGAMFSELVAVSSKGELYQWKWSEPEPYRNTQNPSVHHPRISFLGLANEKITLLSANCIRATVATETNKVATWVDDTLSTVASKLEHSAQAFSELQGERMVSLHCCALYTCAQLENSLYWWGVVPFSQRKKMLEKARAKNKKPKSSAGISSIPNITVGTQVCLRNNPLYHAGAVAFSVNAGIPKVGLLLESVWNMNDSCRFQLRSPESLKNLEKTTKTQDIKTESKPELVKTEMGPPPSPASTCSDTSSIASSASLPYKRRRSTPAPKEEEKVNEEQWPLREVVFVEDVKNVPVGKVLKVDGAYVAVKFPGTSSSMSNQSTAAPTDSDPSSLLQDCRLLRIDELQVVKTGGTPKVPDCFQRTPKKLCIPEKAEILAVNVDSKGVHAVLKTGNWVRYCIFDLATGKAEQENNFPTSNLAFLGQSERNVAIFTAGQESPIILRDGNGTIYPMAKDCMGGIRDPDWLDLPPINSLGMGVHSLANLPSNSTIKKKAAIIIMAVEKQTLMQHVLRCDYEACRQYLVNLEQAFLLDQGSQALGALLDHRCDGNRNILHAAVSVCFPVSNKETKEEEEAERSERNTFAERLSAVEAIANAISVVSSNSSGNRTGSSSSRGLRLREMMRRSLRAAGLGRHESGPSSSDHQDPVSPPIAPPSWVPDPPPMDPDGDIDFILAPAVGSLTTASTGTSQGPSTSTIPGPSTEPSVVESKDRKANAHLILKLMCDSVVLRPHLRELLSAKDARGMTPFMLAVSGRAYPAAITVLEAAQKMAKVGDPGITEKEDADSVFMEMICPSGTNPDDSPLYVLCCNDTCSFTWTGAEHINQDIFECRTCGLLESLCCCTECARVCHKGHDCKLKRTSPTAYCDCWEKCKCKTLIAGQKAARLDLLYRLLTTTNLVTTPNSRGEHILLFLVQTVARQSVEHCQYRPPRIREDRNRKAANAEDSDMPDHDLEPPRFAQLALERVLQDWNALKSMIMFGSQENKDPLSASSRIAHLLPEEQVYLNQQSGTIRLDCFTHCLIVKCAPDITFIDTLLGTLVKELQNKYTPGRREEAVNVTRRFLRSVARVFVILSVEMASSKKKNNFIPQPIGKCRRVFQALLPYAVEELCNVAESLIVPVRMGIARPTAPFTLASTSIDAVQGSEELFSVEPLPPRPSPDQSSSSSQTAASYIIRNPQPRRSSQSQPVRGRDEEQDDIVSADVEEVEVVEGVAGEEDHHDDQEEPGEENAEAEGQHDEHDEDGSDMELDLLAAAETESDSESNHSNQDNASGRRSVVTAATAGSEAGSRVSLAFPIFGASSVPAFFSEDDSQSNDSSDSDSSSSQSDDVDQETFLLDEPLERTTSASHANSAAQAPRSMQWAVRNTPSQRATGSAPSSSSTPAASSTGLIYIDPTNLRRSSAISSSAAAAAAALEASNSSSYLTSASSLARAYSIVIRQISDLMSLIPKYNHLVYSQYPAAVKLTYQDAVNLQNYVEEKLIPTWNWMVSIMDSTEAQLRYGSALSSAGDPGHPSHPLHASQHSARRERMTAREEASLRTLEGRRRAATLLTARQGMMSARGDFLNYALSLMRSHNDEHSDVLPVLDVCSLKHVAYVFQALIYWIKAMNQQTTLDTPQMDRKRNREILELGLDNEDSEHENDEDTNQSSTLQDKDEDPVPAETGQNHPFFRRSDSMTFLGCIPPNPFDVPLAEAIPLADQPHLLQPNARKEDLFGRPSQGLYSSSYMATKGLAEASMDRNCLEVNMGSSLPSPSQVYHPSSLDKHAGSCVLISTHSKHHGKVEILPTKMSYSANLKNVMSMETGQRSTENQSLAEQEMEASKPGPSPHDLAAQLKSSLLAEIGLTESDGPPLPSFRPHCSFMGMMISHDMLLGRWRLSLELFGRVFMEDVGAEPGSILTELGGFEVKESKFRREMEKLRNLQSRDLALEVDRDRDQLIQQTMRQLNTHFGRRCTTTPMAVHRVKVTFKDEPGEGSGVARSFYTAIALALLSNDKLPNLDCVQSVSKGMQASNLMQRLRNRDRERERRSGGLRAGSRRDRDRDSRRQLSIDTRPFRPSSEGNPSDEPDPLPAHRQALGERLYPRVHAMQPAFASKITGMLLELSPAQLLLLLASEDSLRARVEEAMELLIAHGRENGADSILDLGLLEAPEKAQQQENRKRHGSTRSVVDMELDDPDDGDDNAPLFYQPGKRGFYSPRPGKNTEARLNCFRNIGRILGLCLLQNELCPITLNRHVIKVLLGRKVNWHDFAFFDPVMYESLRQLIRHSQAGEADAVFAAMDLAFAIDLCKEEGAGQVELLSGGVNMPVTPLNVYEYVRKYAEHRMLVVAEQPLHAMRKGLLDVLPKNALEDLTAEDFRLLVNGCGEVNVQMLISFTSFNDESGENADKLLQFKRWFWSIVEKMSMTERQDLVYFWTSSPSLPASEEGFQPMPSITIRPPDDQHLPTANTCISRLYVPLYSSKQILKQKLLLAIKTKNFGFV from the exons GCTCCGTGAAGTCTCAGAGAAGCTCAACAAATACAGCTATAACAG TCATCCACACCTTAGTCTGCTGGAGCAGGCTACTTTAAAACAATGTGTTGTCGGTCCAAACCATGCCGGTTTTCTCCTTGAG GATGGGCGTGTGTGCAGAATCAGCTTCGCTGTCCAGCCTGATCGCCTGGAGCTCAGCAAACCGGATGGCAGCGATGG TTCAAAGTTGAGCAGTGGTTCAGGGACAGGAAGGAGCTCCAGGCCAGGCAGGACTAGTGATCCGCCCTGGTTCCTGTCTGGCTCTGACACACTGGGCAGACTGGCAGGCAACACCCTTGG GAGTCGCTGGAGCTCTGGCGTAAATGGAGGCAGTGGAGGAGGTGGAAGtggaggaggagcagggggAGGTGGAGCTGGAGGTGGCagcagtggaggaggagggggtggaaGTGGAGGCGGAGGCACGTCGGGCAGGTCATCAACAGCAGCCCGTGATTCCCGTCGACAGACCAGGGTGATCCGTACAGGAAGGGATCGCGGCTCGGGCCTGCTAGGTAGCCAGCCTCAGCCCGTCATACCAGCGTCTGTCATCCCTGAAGAACTTATTACTCAG GCCCAGGTAGTCCTTCAGGGGAAGTCCAGGAGTGTGATCATTAGGGAACTCCAGAGGACCAACCTGGATGTCAACCTCGCCGTCAACAACCTGCTGAGCCGGGATGATGAAGATGGAGATGATGGAGACGACACAGCCAGCGAGTCCTACCTCCCTGGAG AGGACCTGATGTCCCTGTTGGATGCAGACATTCACTCGGCTCATCCCAGTGTGATTATTGATGCTGATGCCATGTTCTCTGAGGACATCAGCTATTTTGGCTACCCCTCTTTTAGACGCTCATCGCTGTCTCGCCTGGGATCCTCCAGAG TTCTCCTTCTTCCCTTAGAGCGCGACTCCGAGCTGTTGCGTGAGCGTGAGTCTGTATTGAGGTTACGTGAGCGCCGGTGGCTGGATGGAGCCTCGTTCGACACCGAGCGAGGCTCCACCAGCCGCGAGGGCGAGCCCAGCTTGGACAAGAAAAGCATCCCGGTCCAGAGCCCTGTCTCCTTGGGAGAGGAGCTCCAGTGGTGGCCTGACAAG GATGGTGTGAAGTTTGTAAGCATCGGAGCCATGTTCTCAGAGCTAGTGGCTGTCAGCTCCAAAGGAGAGCTCTATCAGTGGAAGTGGAGCGAACCTGAACCCTACAGGAATACACAG AATCCTTCGGTTCATCACCCGCGTATATCTTTCCTGGGTCTGGCCAATGAGAAGATCACCTTATTGTCTGCCAATTGCATCAGAGCCACAGTAGCTACAGAGACAAATAAG gtGGCAACCTGGGTGGATGACACACTGAGCACAGTGGCCTCTAAGCTGGAGCACAGTGCTCAGGCCTTCTCTGAGCTGCAGGGGGAACGTATGGTGTCACTGCACTGCTGTGCACTCTACACTTGTGCACAGCTGGAGAATAGCCTCTACTGGTG GGGTGTTGTGCCTTTTAGTCAACGGAAGAAGATGCTTGAAAAGGCCAGAGCCAAGAACAAAAAGCCAAAGTCCAGTGCTGGCATCTCCTCAATACCAAACATTACCGTGGGAACACAG GTGTGCTTGAGGAATAACCCCCTCTACCATGCCGGTGCAGTGGCCTTTTCTGTCAATGCTGGCATTCCCAAAGTGGGCCTCCTGTTGGAGTCTGTCTGGAACATGAACGACAGTTGCAGGTTCCAGCTGCGCTCACCAGAGAGCCTCAAGAACCTGGAAAAGACCACTAAGACCCAGGATATCAA GACTGAAAGCAAGCCAGAGCTGGTGAAGACTGAGATGggtcctcctccctccccagcATCTACCTGCAGTGATACCTCTTCCATTGCTAGCAGTGCCTCACTGCCCTACA AGCGAAGGCGTTCTACCCCGGCTCccaaagaggaggagaaggtgaaTGAGGAGCAGTGGCCTCTCAGGGAGGTGGTGTTTGTGGAGGACGTTAAAAATGTCCCTGTGGGAAAG GTGCTTAAAGTGGATGGCGCCTATGTTGCTGTGAAGTTTCCAGGGACATCAAGCAGCATGAGCAACCAGAGCACTGCTGCTCCCACTGACTCTGACCCATCATCACTGTTGCAGGACTGTAGGCTCCTCAGAATAGATGAGCTGCAG GTGGTCAAGACTGGTGGGACTCCTAAAGTTCCTGATTGTTTTCAGCGCACACCTAAAAAGCTCTGTATCCCAGAAAAGGCAGAGATTCTGGCCGTGAATGTTGACTCCAAAG GAGTCCACGCAGTGCTGAAAACTGGTAACTGGGTGAGGTACTGTATCTTTGACCTGGCCACAGGCAAAGCTGAACAGGAGAATAACTTCCCAACCAGTAACCTGGCCTTCCTGGGCCAGAGTGAGCGCAATGTCGCCATCTTTACTGCAGGACAG GAATCTCCCATCATTCTACGAGATGGAAATGGCACAATCTACCCTATGGCCAAAGACTGCATGGGTGGTATTCGAGATCCTGATTGGTTGGACCTGCCTCCTATAAACAGCCTGGGAATGGGGGTGCACTCTCTGGCCAATCTCCCCTCTAACTCCACAATTAAAAAGAAAGctgctattattattatggctGTCGAG AAACAGACGCTGATGCAGCATGTGCTGCGTTGTGACTATGAGGCATGTCGGCAGTACCTGGTGAACCTTGAGCAGGCTTTCTTGTTGGATCAGGGCAGCCAGGCCCTCGGAGCACTTCTGGATCATCGCTGTGATGGAAACCGCAACATCCTCCATGCCGCTGTCTCCGTCTGCTTCCCTGTTAGTAACAAGGAGACCAAAGAGGAAGAAG AAGCTGAAAGGTCGGAGAGAAACACATTTGCAGAGCGACTATCGGCTGTGGAGGCAATTGCCAATGCCATCTCTGTGGTTTCAAGCAATAGTTCTGGGAATAGGACTGGCTCCTCCAGCAGCAGAGG GCTTCGTCTGAGGGAGATGATGCGGAGGTCTCTAAGAGCAGCTGGTCTCGGCCGTCATGAGTCTGGCCCATCATCCAGTGACCACCAGGACCCTGTGTCACCACCCATTGCCCCTCCAAGCTGGGTCCCTGACCCCCCACCCATGGACCCTG aTGGTGACATTGACTTCATTCTAGCACCAGCTGTGGGTTCACTTACCACTGCCTCCACTGGGACTAGCCAGGGACCCAGCACCTCCACCATACCAG GGCCGTCCACTGAGCCATCTGTGGTCGAATCTAAAGACAGGAAGGCAAACGCCCACCTTATCCTGAAGCTGATGTGTGACAGTGTTGTTCTGAGGCCACACCTCCGGGAGCTGCTCTCTGCCAA GGATGCCCGTGGAATGACCCCATTCATGCTGGCAGTCAGTGGGAGAGCCTACCCGGCAGCCATCACTGTTCTGGAGGCTGCGCAGAAAATGGCCAAGG TGGGTGACCCAGGCATTACAGAGAAGGAGGATGCAGATTCTGTGTTCATGGAAATGATTTGCCCCTCGGGGACCAACCCAGATGATTCGCCCCTCTATGTTCTCTGCTGCAACGACACCTGCAGTTTCACTTGGACTGGAGCTGAGCACATTAACCAG GATATCTTTGAGTGTCGGACCTGTGGTTTGCTCGAGTCCCTCTGCTGCTGCACTGAGTGTGCAAGGGTGTGTCACAAAGGACATGACTGCAA GCTGAAGAGGACCTCTCCCACAGCATACTGTGACTGCTGGGAGAAATGTAAGTGTAAAACGCTGATCGCCGGTCAGAAGGCTGCTCGCTTGGATCTGCTTTACAGGTTACTCACAACCACCAACCTGGTCACAACACCAAACAGCAG GGGAGAGCATATTTTACTGTTCCTGGTGCAGACTGTTGCCAGGCAGAGTGTTGAGCACTGTCAGTACAGACCACCACGCATCAGAGAAGACAGGAACCGCAAGGCTGCAAATGCAGAAG ACTCTGATATGCCAGACCATGACCTAGAACCTCCCCGCTTTGCTCAGCTGGCTCTGGAGAGGGTCTTGCAGGACTGGAACGCCCTCAAGTCTATGATCATGTTTGGCTCTCAGGAGAATAAAGACCC aCTTAGTGCCAGCAGCAGAATTGCCCACCTTCTGCCTGAAGAACAGGTCTACTTGAATCAGCAGAGTGGCACCATTCGCCTCGACTGTTTCACCCACTGCCTCATTGTCAAGTGTGCTCCTGACATAACT TTCATAGACACCTTACTGGGTACACTAGTAAAGGAGCTGCAGAACAAGTACACTCCTGGCCGAAGAGAGGAGGCAGTCAATGTCACCAGGAGGTTCCTACGCTCTGTTGCCCGGGTATTTGTCATCCTAAGCGTGGAGATGGCCTCATCCAAGAAGAAAAA CAACTTCATCCCCCAGCCCATTGGGAAATGTCGGCGAGTTTTCCAAGCCCTACTGCCATACGCTGTGGAGGAGCTGTGTAATGTAGCAGAGTCGCTGATTGTTCCGGTGCGAATGGGTATAGCGAGACCTACTGCTCCTTTCACTTTGGCCAGCACCAGTATTGATGCTGTTCAGGGCAGCGAGGAGCTCTTCTCTGTTGAACCGCTGCCTCCGAGACCTTCACCTGACCAGTCCAGCAG TTCCAGCCAGACAGCTGCCTCTTATATCATCAGGAACCCCCAGCCTCGGCGCAGCAGCCAGTCTCAGCCTGTCAGAGGAAGAGACGAGGAGCAGGATGACATCGTGTCAGCAGATGTGGAAGAG GTTGAAGTTGTAGAGGGAGTAGCTGGTGAGGAAGACCATCATGACGACCAAGAGGAACCGGGAGAGGAAAATGCTGAGGCAGAAGGGCAGCATGATGAGCATGACGAGGATG GAAGTGACATGGAGCTGGATCTGCTGGCAGCAGCTGAAACGGAGAGTGACAGTGAAAGTAACCACAGCAATCAGGATAACGCTAGCGGCCGCAGGAGTGTGGTCACAGCAGCCACTGCTGGCTCTGAAGCAG GCAGTAGGGTGTCCTTGGCATTTCCTATTTTTG GTGCCAGCAGTGTTCCTGCCTTCTTTTCAGAGGATGACTCCCAGTCCAACGACTCCAGCGACtccgacagcagcagcagtcagagtGACGATGTCGATCAGGAGACATTCCTGTTGGACGAGCCGCTGGAGAGGACAACTAGCGCTTCCCACGCCAACAGTGCAGCCCAGGCCCCTCGCTCCATGCAGTGGGCTGTTCGGAATACACCCAGCCAGAGGGCCACTGGAAGTGCTCCCTCCAGCTCCTCCACACCAGCTG CAAGCTCCACAGGCCTGATATATATTGACCCTACCAACCTGCGTCGCTCGAGCGCTATCAGCTCCAGTGCTGCTGCGGCGGCGGCGGCTCTGGAGGCCAGCAACTCCAGCAGCTACCTGACGTCTGCCAGCAGCCTGGCCCGGGCCTACAGCATCGTCATCAGGCAGATCTCAGACCTCATGAGTCTGATTCCCAAGTACAACCATCTCGTTTACTCACAGTACCCTGCTGCTGTAAAGCTCACCTACCAGGATGCAGTCAACCTGCAG AACTATGTTGAAGAAAAGCTGATTCCCACCTGGAACTGGATGGTGTCAATCATGGATTCCACCGAGGCTCAGCTGCGATATGGCTCAGCTCTGTCGTCTGCCGGAGACCCGGGTCACCCCAGTCACCCACTCCACGCCTCTCAGCACTCAGCTCGCAGGGAGCGAATGACGGCCCGGGAGGAGGCCAGCCTCCGCACCCTGGAAGGACGCAG GAGAGCAGCTACCCTGCTCACCGCTCGCCAGGGCATGATGTCGGCGCGGGGCGACTTCCTGAACTACGCCTTATCACTGATGCGCTCCCACAATGATGAGCACTCCGATGTGCTTCCTGTGCTGGACGTGTGCTCACTGAAACATGTGGCCTACGTGTTCCAGGCTCTCATCTATTGGATTAAGGCCATGAACCAGCAGACCACTTTGGACACCCCACAGATGGACAGAAAGag GAATCGAGAGATTTTGGAACTGGGTTTGGACAATGAGGATTCTGAACATGAGAACGATGAGGACACCAATCAGA GTTCGACTCTGCAGGACAAGGACGAGGACCCAGTCCCAGCTGAAACTGGTCAGAATCACCCCTTCTTCCGCCGCTCTGACTCCATGACCTTCTTGGGCTGCATCCCTCCCAACCCTTTCGATGTTCCCCTGGCTGAGGCCATTCCTCTGGCAGACCAGCCCCACCTCCTGCAG CCTAATGCCAGGAAGGAGGATCTGTTTGGTCGTCCTTCTCAGGGCTTGTACTCTTCCTCCTACATGGCAACCAAAGGCCTGGCTGAGGCAAGCATGGACAGGAACTGCCTGGAGGTAAACATGGGCTCCTCTCTACCCTCCCCCTCTCAGGTATACCACCCCTCTTCACTGGACAAACACGCTGGCAGCTGTGTTCTAATATCCACGCATAGCAAACACCATGGAAAAGTCGAG ATCCTGCCCACTAAGATGTCTTACTCAGCCAACCTGAAGAATGTGATGAGTATGGAAACTGGCCAGCGGAGCACTGAGAACCAGTCACTGGCAGAGCAGGAGATGGAGGCTTCAAAACCAGGCCCTTCACCCCATGACCTCGCCGCCCAGCTGAAGAGCAGCCTACTTGCTGAGATTGGCCTCACTGAGAGTGATGGACCTCCACTTCCATCGTTCAG ACCTCACTGTAGTTTCATGGGGATGATGATCTCACATGACATGCTACTTGGCCGCTGGCGTCTGTCACTGGAGCTCTTTGGTCGTGTCTTCATGGAGGATGTCGGAGCCGAGCCTGGATcg ATCCTCACTGAGCTAGGCGGCTTTGAGGTAAAGGAATCCAAGTTCCGTCGGGAGATGGAGAAGCTGAGGAACCTGCAGTCCCGGGACTTGGCCCTGGAGGTGGACCGGGATCGAGACCAGCTAATACAGCAGACCATGCGTCAGTTAAACACACACTTTGGCAGGCGCTGCACAACCACACCCATGGCAGTGCACCGGGTGAAGGTCACGTTCAAAGATGAGCCTGGCGAGGGCAGCGGTGTGGCCCGCAGCTTCTACACGGCCATTGCCCTGGCCCTCCTCTCCAACGATAAGCTGCCCAATCTGGACTGTGTCCAGAGTGTCAGCAAGGGCATGCAGGCCAGCA aTCTCATGCAGCGCTTGAGAAACAGAGAccgggaaagagagaggagaagtgGGGGGCTTCGAGCGGGATCTCGTAGAGACCGAGACAG AGACTCAAGGAGGCAGCTCTCCATAGACACCAGGCCTTTTAGGCCTTCGTCAGAGGGAAACCCCAGTGATGAGCCCGACCCTCTGCCTGCACACAGACAAGCCCTGGGTGAAAGGCTCTACCCACGCGTTCACGCAATGCAACCG GCGTTTGCCAGTAAAATCACAGGTATGTTGCTGGAGCTGTCCCCTGCccagctgctgttgctgctggctAGTGAGGATTCTCTCCGAGCCAGGGTGGAGGAGGCCATGGAGCTTCTCATTGCACATGGAAG GGAAAATGGTGCCGACAGTATATTGGACCTGGGTCTTTTGGAGGCTCCAGAGAaagcacaa CAGCAGGAGAACCGTAAGCGTCATGGTTCAACCCGCAGTGTGGTTGACATGGAGCTGGACGACCCAGATGATGGGGACGACAACGCTCCTCTCTTCTACCAGCCGGGCAAAAGAGGCTTCTACTCCCCTCGGCCTGGCAAGAATACAGAAGCCAGGCTGAACTGCTTCCGTAACATTGGCAG AATACTGGGGTTATGTCTGCTTCAGAATGAACTTTGTCCAATCACGTTGAACAGACATGTTATCAAAGTGCTGCTTGGGAGGAAG GTGAACTGGCATGACTTTGCGTTCTTTGACCCGGTCATGTATGAGAGCCTGCGGCAGCTGATTCGCCATTCTCAGGCTGGTGAGGCAGATGCAGTGTTTGCTGCCATGGACCTTGCCTTCGCCATTGACCTCTGCAAAGAGGAAGGGGCTGGACAG GTGGAGCTTCTGTCTGGTGGGGTCAACATGCCAGTAACTCCTCTCAACGTGTATGAGTACGTGAGGAAGTACGCTGAGCACAGAATGCTGGTGGTGGCTGAGCAGCCTCTCCAT gcGATGAGGAAGGGTTTGTTAGATGTGCTTCCTAAGAACGCCCTGGAGGACCTGACGGCCGAGGACTTCAGGCTGCTGGTCAACGGCTGTGGAGAAGTCAACGTCCAGATGCTAATTAGCTTCACCTCCTTCAATGATGAATCTG GGGAAAATGCAGACAAGCTCCTGCAGTTTAAACGCTGGTTTTGGTCCATAGTGGAGAAGATGAGCATGACTGAGAGGCAAGATCTG GTGTACTTCTGGACCTCCAGCCCTTCTCTGCCAGCCAGCGAGGAGGGCTTCCAGCCGATGCCCTCCATCACCATCCGGCCTCCAGACGACCAGCACCTCCCGACAGCCAACACCTGCATCTCACGTCTCTACGTGCCACTCTATTCTTCAAAACAGATTCTCAAACAGAAACTCCTGCTAGCCATTAAGACCAAGAATTTTGGTTTTGTGTAG